In Perca fluviatilis chromosome 11, GENO_Pfluv_1.0, whole genome shotgun sequence, the following proteins share a genomic window:
- the gpt gene encoding alanine aminotransferase 2-like isoform X3: MSENGVLSRAKVLTIDTMNPTVKKVEYAVRGPIVLRAVELERELSEGMKKPFSEVIKANIGDAHAMGQQPITFFRQVLALCSYPELLNDSTFPEDAKSRARRILQSCGGNSMGSYTASQGIDSVRQDVACYIERRDGGVPCDPDDIYLTTGASDGIVTILKLLVCGEGATRTGVMISIPQYPLYSAALAELGAVQINYYLNEEKCWSMDISELQRALDEARRHCNPRALCVINPGNPTGQVQSRQCIEDVIRFAANERLLLMADEVYQDNVYAEGCQFHSFKKVLFEMGPEYSDTVELVSFHSTSKCYMGECGFRGGYMEIINMDDEVKAQLTKLVSVRLCPPVPGQALMDLVVNPPQPGEPSHDNFIKERTVTLSALAEKAKLTEQVLNTIQGISCNPVQGAMYSFPRITIPEKAIQEAMDKGQEPDMFYCMKMLEETGICLVPGSGFGQTDGTYHFRMTILPPTDKLTILLNKVKEFHQKFTQQYS; the protein is encoded by the exons ATGTCCGAGAATGGAGTGCTGTCCCGGGCCAAGGTGTTGACCATCGACACCATGAACCCCACGGTGAAGAAGGTGGAGTACGCCGTGCGCGGGCCCATCGTGCTGCGGGCTGTGGAGCTGGAGAGGGAGCTTTCTGAG GGAATGAAGAAGCCCTTTTCGGAGGTCATCAAGGCCAACATTGGTGACGCTCATGCTATGGGCCAGCAGCCAATCACTTTCTTCCGACAG GTCTTGGCGCTGTGCTCCTACCCCGAACTGCTGAATGACAGCACATTCCCAGAGGATGCTAAAAGTAGAGCACGCCGCATTCTGCAGTCCTGTGGAGGGAACAGTATGG GTTCCTACACGGCCAGTCAGGGCATAGACTCTGTGCGTCAGGATGTGGCCTGCTACATTGAGCGAAGAGATGGCGGTGTGCCCTGCGACCCAGACGACATTTATCTCACCACAGGAGCCAGCGACGGCATTGTG ACCATTCTGAAGCTGCTGGTGTGTGGCGAGGGTGCGACCCGTACAGGCGTCATGATCTCCATACCTCAGTATCCCCTGTACTCTGCTGCGTTGGCTGAATTGGGCGCCGTGCAGATCAACTATTACCTTAATGAGGAGAAGTGCTGGAGTATGGACATCAGCGAGCTGCAGCGCGCCCTGGATGAAGCCCGGCGCCACTGCAACCCCCGAGCGCTGTGCGTCATCAACCCTGGAAACCCCACCG GTCAGGTTCAGAGCAGACAGTGCATTGAGGACGTAATCCGATTTGCAGCAAATGAACGTCTCCTCCTCATGGCTGATGAG GTGTACCAGGACAATGTGTATGCTGAAGGTTGCCAGTTCCACTCTTTTAAGAAGGTTCTGTTTGAAATGGGGCCAGAGTACTCTGATACAGTGGAACTGGTATCTTTCCACTCCACCTCCAAATGTTACATGGGAGA gtGTGGCTTCCGTGGAGGCTACATGGAGATCATCAACATGGACGATGAGGTGAAGGCCCAGCTGACCAAGCttgtgtctgtccgtctgtgtcCTCCTGTCCCTGGACAGGCTCTAATGGACCTGGTGGTCAACCCCCCTCAGCCTGGGGAACCCTCGCACGACAACTTTATCAAG GAGCGCACAGTCACCTTAAGTGCCTTAGCAGAGAAGGCCAAGCTCACAGAGCAGGTTCTGAATACTATTCAAGGCATCAGCTGTAATCCTGTTCAGGGCGCTATGTACTCCTTCCCTCGTATAACCATCCCTGAAAAGGCCATCCAAGAGGCCATG GATAAAGGTCAGGAGCCAGATATGTTTTACTGCATGAAGATGCTGGAGGAGACGGGGATCTGCCTCGTACCTGGAAGTGGCTTTGGTCAGACAGATGGAACCTACCACTTCAG AATGACTATCTTGCCACCGACAGACAAGCTGACGATCCTGCTGAACAAAGTCAAGGAGTTCCACCAGAAATTCACACAGCAGTATTCTTAA
- the gpt gene encoding alanine aminotransferase 2-like isoform X1 yields the protein MSATRLQLLSHRNVPLLSRGPNELLAGGGPRVRKLTSPTLSSSSPGRALSSLSATRRGLPKEKMSENGVLSRAKVLTIDTMNPTVKKVEYAVRGPIVLRAVELERELSEGMKKPFSEVIKANIGDAHAMGQQPITFFRQVLALCSYPELLNDSTFPEDAKSRARRILQSCGGNSMGSYTASQGIDSVRQDVACYIERRDGGVPCDPDDIYLTTGASDGIVTILKLLVCGEGATRTGVMISIPQYPLYSAALAELGAVQINYYLNEEKCWSMDISELQRALDEARRHCNPRALCVINPGNPTGQVQSRQCIEDVIRFAANERLLLMADEVYQDNVYAEGCQFHSFKKVLFEMGPEYSDTVELVSFHSTSKCYMGECGFRGGYMEIINMDDEVKAQLTKLVSVRLCPPVPGQALMDLVVNPPQPGEPSHDNFIKERTVTLSALAEKAKLTEQVLNTIQGISCNPVQGAMYSFPRITIPEKAIQEAMDKGQEPDMFYCMKMLEETGICLVPGSGFGQTDGTYHFRMTILPPTDKLTILLNKVKEFHQKFTQQYS from the exons ATGTCGGCCACACGGTTGCAGTTGCTGTCACACCGAAACGTCCCGCTTTTAAGCCGGGGGCCAAACGAATTGTTAGCCGGTGGTGGTCCCAGAGTCCGAAAACTCACATCTCCAACTCTGTCGTCATCCTCTCCCGGCAGAGCTTTATCGAGTCTGAGCGCGACTCGGCGTGGGCTCCCCAAAGAGAAGATGTCCGAGAATGGAGTGCTGTCCCGGGCCAAGGTGTTGACCATCGACACCATGAACCCCACGGTGAAGAAGGTGGAGTACGCCGTGCGCGGGCCCATCGTGCTGCGGGCTGTGGAGCTGGAGAGGGAGCTTTCTGAG GGAATGAAGAAGCCCTTTTCGGAGGTCATCAAGGCCAACATTGGTGACGCTCATGCTATGGGCCAGCAGCCAATCACTTTCTTCCGACAG GTCTTGGCGCTGTGCTCCTACCCCGAACTGCTGAATGACAGCACATTCCCAGAGGATGCTAAAAGTAGAGCACGCCGCATTCTGCAGTCCTGTGGAGGGAACAGTATGG GTTCCTACACGGCCAGTCAGGGCATAGACTCTGTGCGTCAGGATGTGGCCTGCTACATTGAGCGAAGAGATGGCGGTGTGCCCTGCGACCCAGACGACATTTATCTCACCACAGGAGCCAGCGACGGCATTGTG ACCATTCTGAAGCTGCTGGTGTGTGGCGAGGGTGCGACCCGTACAGGCGTCATGATCTCCATACCTCAGTATCCCCTGTACTCTGCTGCGTTGGCTGAATTGGGCGCCGTGCAGATCAACTATTACCTTAATGAGGAGAAGTGCTGGAGTATGGACATCAGCGAGCTGCAGCGCGCCCTGGATGAAGCCCGGCGCCACTGCAACCCCCGAGCGCTGTGCGTCATCAACCCTGGAAACCCCACCG GTCAGGTTCAGAGCAGACAGTGCATTGAGGACGTAATCCGATTTGCAGCAAATGAACGTCTCCTCCTCATGGCTGATGAG GTGTACCAGGACAATGTGTATGCTGAAGGTTGCCAGTTCCACTCTTTTAAGAAGGTTCTGTTTGAAATGGGGCCAGAGTACTCTGATACAGTGGAACTGGTATCTTTCCACTCCACCTCCAAATGTTACATGGGAGA gtGTGGCTTCCGTGGAGGCTACATGGAGATCATCAACATGGACGATGAGGTGAAGGCCCAGCTGACCAAGCttgtgtctgtccgtctgtgtcCTCCTGTCCCTGGACAGGCTCTAATGGACCTGGTGGTCAACCCCCCTCAGCCTGGGGAACCCTCGCACGACAACTTTATCAAG GAGCGCACAGTCACCTTAAGTGCCTTAGCAGAGAAGGCCAAGCTCACAGAGCAGGTTCTGAATACTATTCAAGGCATCAGCTGTAATCCTGTTCAGGGCGCTATGTACTCCTTCCCTCGTATAACCATCCCTGAAAAGGCCATCCAAGAGGCCATG GATAAAGGTCAGGAGCCAGATATGTTTTACTGCATGAAGATGCTGGAGGAGACGGGGATCTGCCTCGTACCTGGAAGTGGCTTTGGTCAGACAGATGGAACCTACCACTTCAG AATGACTATCTTGCCACCGACAGACAAGCTGACGATCCTGCTGAACAAAGTCAAGGAGTTCCACCAGAAATTCACACAGCAGTATTCTTAA
- the gpt gene encoding alanine aminotransferase 2-like isoform X4 produces MKKPFSEVIKANIGDAHAMGQQPITFFRQVLALCSYPELLNDSTFPEDAKSRARRILQSCGGNSMGSYTASQGIDSVRQDVACYIERRDGGVPCDPDDIYLTTGASDGIVTILKLLVCGEGATRTGVMISIPQYPLYSAALAELGAVQINYYLNEEKCWSMDISELQRALDEARRHCNPRALCVINPGNPTGQVQSRQCIEDVIRFAANERLLLMADEVYQDNVYAEGCQFHSFKKVLFEMGPEYSDTVELVSFHSTSKCYMGECGFRGGYMEIINMDDEVKAQLTKLVSVRLCPPVPGQALMDLVVNPPQPGEPSHDNFIKERTVTLSALAEKAKLTEQVLNTIQGISCNPVQGAMYSFPRITIPEKAIQEAMDKGQEPDMFYCMKMLEETGICLVPGSGFGQTDGTYHFRMTILPPTDKLTILLNKVKEFHQKFTQQYS; encoded by the exons ATGAAGAAGCCCTTTTCGGAGGTCATCAAGGCCAACATTGGTGACGCTCATGCTATGGGCCAGCAGCCAATCACTTTCTTCCGACAG GTCTTGGCGCTGTGCTCCTACCCCGAACTGCTGAATGACAGCACATTCCCAGAGGATGCTAAAAGTAGAGCACGCCGCATTCTGCAGTCCTGTGGAGGGAACAGTATGG GTTCCTACACGGCCAGTCAGGGCATAGACTCTGTGCGTCAGGATGTGGCCTGCTACATTGAGCGAAGAGATGGCGGTGTGCCCTGCGACCCAGACGACATTTATCTCACCACAGGAGCCAGCGACGGCATTGTG ACCATTCTGAAGCTGCTGGTGTGTGGCGAGGGTGCGACCCGTACAGGCGTCATGATCTCCATACCTCAGTATCCCCTGTACTCTGCTGCGTTGGCTGAATTGGGCGCCGTGCAGATCAACTATTACCTTAATGAGGAGAAGTGCTGGAGTATGGACATCAGCGAGCTGCAGCGCGCCCTGGATGAAGCCCGGCGCCACTGCAACCCCCGAGCGCTGTGCGTCATCAACCCTGGAAACCCCACCG GTCAGGTTCAGAGCAGACAGTGCATTGAGGACGTAATCCGATTTGCAGCAAATGAACGTCTCCTCCTCATGGCTGATGAG GTGTACCAGGACAATGTGTATGCTGAAGGTTGCCAGTTCCACTCTTTTAAGAAGGTTCTGTTTGAAATGGGGCCAGAGTACTCTGATACAGTGGAACTGGTATCTTTCCACTCCACCTCCAAATGTTACATGGGAGA gtGTGGCTTCCGTGGAGGCTACATGGAGATCATCAACATGGACGATGAGGTGAAGGCCCAGCTGACCAAGCttgtgtctgtccgtctgtgtcCTCCTGTCCCTGGACAGGCTCTAATGGACCTGGTGGTCAACCCCCCTCAGCCTGGGGAACCCTCGCACGACAACTTTATCAAG GAGCGCACAGTCACCTTAAGTGCCTTAGCAGAGAAGGCCAAGCTCACAGAGCAGGTTCTGAATACTATTCAAGGCATCAGCTGTAATCCTGTTCAGGGCGCTATGTACTCCTTCCCTCGTATAACCATCCCTGAAAAGGCCATCCAAGAGGCCATG GATAAAGGTCAGGAGCCAGATATGTTTTACTGCATGAAGATGCTGGAGGAGACGGGGATCTGCCTCGTACCTGGAAGTGGCTTTGGTCAGACAGATGGAACCTACCACTTCAG AATGACTATCTTGCCACCGACAGACAAGCTGACGATCCTGCTGAACAAAGTCAAGGAGTTCCACCAGAAATTCACACAGCAGTATTCTTAA